One segment of Deinococcus multiflagellatus DNA contains the following:
- a CDS encoding arginine--tRNA ligase, translating into MDLKAQLRAAVEAAATQMGAPLDAAIQETPANKPGDYGTPAAFQMAKMLGQNPAQVAQTLAQTVQLPAGISRVEAAGPFLNFFVDTAAFVRGVVETPFAMPAQGGKVVIEHTSVNPNKELHVGHLRNVVLGDSMARIFRAAGFAVEVQNYIDDTGRQAAESLFAMNHYGRTWDGTQKYDHWLGEGYVQLNADPAKESLEAGIREVMHKLEEGALRPLVEQTVQAQLDTCFRIGATYDLLVWESDVVGSGFLAQAMNILEGSRYTSHPTEGKFAGAFVMDVSEFMPGLEEPNVVLRRSDGTAMYVAKDIGYQFWKFGLFEGMKFRPFMQDPAGHTIWTSAPDGQPDTEKRFGHCDEVINVIDSRQKHPQMLVKSSLGVAGEQEKEARSIHLSYEFVNLNGQTISGRKGITLAVDTALEEASGRGFAELSDKNPELAGRADAPEIARRIGVGALRFAMLRNEPSRSFDFDLEKASSLSGDTAPYIQYAAVRAANILRKAQEAGYAVDGTGANWDAVPEVDLILAKQVAKLPEIVAQAVRLHSPHGVAQYALDLATSFNAWYNAKDKQGKPATNVLQSPEGLREARLALVARLRAAFEDTLGLIGIEIPAAM; encoded by the coding sequence ATGGACTTGAAGGCACAACTTAGGGCAGCGGTGGAAGCGGCGGCCACCCAGATGGGCGCCCCGCTGGACGCCGCCATTCAGGAAACCCCGGCCAACAAGCCCGGCGATTACGGCACCCCCGCCGCTTTTCAGATGGCGAAGATGCTGGGCCAGAACCCCGCCCAGGTGGCGCAGACCCTGGCCCAGACGGTGCAGTTGCCGGCCGGGATCAGCCGCGTGGAGGCCGCCGGGCCCTTCCTGAACTTTTTCGTGGACACGGCCGCCTTCGTGCGCGGCGTGGTGGAGACCCCCTTCGCCATGCCCGCGCAGGGCGGCAAGGTGGTCATTGAGCACACCTCGGTCAACCCCAACAAGGAACTGCATGTGGGCCACCTGCGCAACGTGGTGCTGGGCGACTCCATGGCGCGCATCTTCCGCGCGGCGGGGTTCGCCGTGGAAGTTCAGAACTACATTGACGACACCGGCCGTCAGGCCGCCGAGAGCCTGTTCGCCATGAACCACTACGGCCGCACCTGGGACGGCACGCAGAAGTACGACCACTGGCTGGGCGAAGGCTACGTGCAGCTGAACGCCGATCCCGCCAAGGAGAGCCTGGAAGCGGGTATCCGCGAGGTCATGCACAAGCTGGAAGAAGGTGCGCTGCGCCCGCTGGTGGAGCAGACCGTTCAGGCCCAGCTGGACACCTGTTTCCGCATTGGCGCCACCTACGACCTGCTGGTGTGGGAGTCCGACGTGGTGGGCAGCGGCTTTCTGGCCCAGGCCATGAACATTCTGGAGGGCAGCCGCTACACCTCGCACCCCACAGAGGGCAAGTTTGCCGGCGCCTTCGTGATGGACGTGTCCGAGTTCATGCCGGGCCTGGAAGAACCCAACGTGGTGCTGCGCCGCAGCGACGGCACCGCCATGTACGTGGCCAAGGACATTGGCTACCAGTTCTGGAAGTTTGGCCTCTTTGAAGGCATGAAGTTCAGGCCCTTCATGCAGGACCCGGCCGGCCACACCATCTGGACCAGCGCCCCCGACGGTCAGCCCGACACCGAGAAGCGTTTTGGGCACTGCGACGAGGTCATCAACGTCATTGATTCGCGCCAGAAGCACCCGCAGATGCTGGTCAAAAGCAGCCTGGGCGTGGCCGGGGAACAGGAAAAGGAAGCGCGCTCGATTCACCTGAGCTACGAATTCGTGAACCTGAACGGCCAGACCATCAGCGGGCGCAAGGGCATTACCCTGGCGGTGGACACCGCCCTGGAAGAAGCCAGTGGGCGCGGCTTTGCCGAACTGAGCGACAAGAACCCTGAGCTGGCGGGCCGCGCCGACGCCCCGGAAATTGCCCGCCGCATCGGCGTGGGCGCCCTGCGCTTTGCCATGCTGCGCAACGAGCCCAGCCGCTCGTTTGACTTTGACCTTGAAAAGGCCAGCAGTCTCAGTGGCGACACCGCGCCGTACATCCAGTACGCCGCCGTGCGCGCCGCGAACATTCTGCGCAAGGCTCAGGAGGCCGGGTACGCCGTGGACGGCACGGGCGCCAACTGGGACGCCGTGCCCGAGGTGGACCTCATTCTGGCCAAGCAGGTGGCGAAACTGCCGGAAATCGTGGCCCAGGCGGTGCGCCTCCACTCGCCGCACGGGGTGGCGCAGTATGCCCTGGATCTGGCAACCAGCTTCAACGCCTGGTACAACGCCAAGGACA
- a CDS encoding flagellar hook assembly protein FlgD — translation MGLRSALLLLALGPVASAQRFTLQVPPSPLYLEDTGQITLSAVLDNTGPRPVTLTCLSPGAPILRGDLGTAAGWAGQTRLVPQGAAPTCTRTGQVLTVPPGARYEYHRRVPLRRAGQGQYRVGWNVRPASGRAWLVANPVWVVVSPGRAPRPTPTPEAYRAALRESRAGVAGLSMVGPRLQVTVVDDLSRVAFLQALKRRGLDPAALDLTVLPPVTFGARAWPHRAALTVRRQGEGYLLTLMVTNRAARPLTGMTGPCHPLAVTALSSGVRVWQDGHRLCADLGVTVRLSPGAAQTVTFRWNGRTSLGERVPAGRYRVTAGWFGFSASAVLAVP, via the coding sequence GTGGGCTTGCGGAGCGCCCTGCTGCTGCTCGCCCTGGGCCCTGTCGCTTCAGCCCAGCGCTTCACGTTGCAGGTGCCGCCCTCGCCGCTTTACCTGGAGGACACCGGCCAGATCACCCTGAGCGCCGTGCTGGACAACACCGGCCCGCGCCCCGTCACCCTGACCTGCCTGAGCCCCGGCGCCCCCATCCTGCGCGGCGACCTGGGGACGGCGGCCGGCTGGGCGGGGCAGACGCGTCTGGTCCCCCAGGGCGCGGCGCCCACCTGCACCCGTACCGGGCAGGTGCTGACTGTCCCCCCGGGCGCCCGCTACGAATACCACCGCCGCGTGCCCCTGCGCCGCGCCGGGCAGGGCCAGTACCGGGTGGGCTGGAATGTGCGCCCCGCGTCGGGCCGCGCGTGGCTGGTTGCGAACCCGGTCTGGGTGGTGGTCAGTCCCGGCCGGGCCCCCCGCCCCACCCCCACCCCAGAGGCCTACCGCGCCGCCCTGCGCGAAAGCCGCGCCGGGGTGGCGGGCCTGAGCATGGTGGGCCCCCGCCTGCAGGTGACGGTGGTGGACGACCTGTCGCGCGTAGCTTTCCTGCAAGCCTTAAAACGCCGGGGCCTGGACCCGGCCGCGCTGGACCTGACCGTTCTCCCCCCTGTGACCTTCGGCGCCCGCGCATGGCCCCACCGCGCGGCCCTCACCGTGCGGCGCCAGGGGGAGGGCTACCTGCTGACCCTCATGGTGACCAACCGGGCTGCCCGGCCGCTGACCGGCATGACCGGCCCGTGCCATCCGCTGGCCGTGACCGCGCTGAGCAGCGGCGTGCGCGTGTGGCAGGACGGCCACCGCCTCTGCGCCGACCTGGGCGTGACGGTGCGGCTCTCACCCGGCGCCGCGCAGACGGTGACCTTCCGCTGGAACGGCCGCACCAGTCTGGGCGAGCGGGTGCCAGCGGGCCGTTACCGGGTCACGGCAGGCTGGTTCGGCTTCTCGGCCTCGGCGGTGCTGGCGGTGCCGTAG